A genomic stretch from Setaria italica strain Yugu1 chromosome VII, Setaria_italica_v2.0, whole genome shotgun sequence includes:
- the LOC101765091 gene encoding probable LRR receptor-like serine/threonine-protein kinase At1g63430 produces the protein MSTARLLGISILCLLLVRNSESVSDDVSALLAFKRAIYDDPLSKLSDWNSRDKDPCTWSGVGCSAFNRQVVTLELSNSSLQGFLAPEIGSLKSLQKLVLDHNTFMGSIPKDIGKLKNLMELNLSTNQLAGPIPSEIGDMTKITKIDLHANRLDGAIPPEVGKLGNLLELRLSNNRLTGIIPASNDSNMESANSNDQIGLCQLSQLTDIDLSYNFLVGDIPTCLNQIQRSSLAWNCFQNNDTSNRPLQQCENAINQDTGKDSHTDKNENGLPEPLWLLILEVIAAVSFLCLLTLCTITGLRRCRARSSESRNSSPWTRAVSWKENTVISIDDDLLVNVPKISRQELSEACEDFSNIIGSSQETVVYKGTLKDGREIAVVSLSVSVPYWNDYVELYFQKEVIEMARLSHENVAKMVGYCKESEPFSRMLVFQYPPNGTLYEHLHDGEGWQLSWPRRMKLALAIARALRYLHTELQPPFAVAALTSSSIYLTEDYSPKIIDLERWRYLVTKPGLASVNGGSVNSVTDSRHKRFMDVQANTFAFGVILLELISGRASASKDTGDLVDWARKHLEQPEEFSKLVDPKLQRQSVNQEGLGIVCNVVNLCIDPEPSRRPSMSMIAAILEEGIEASAATLMRDSSLAWAEAELAIP, from the exons ATGTCGACGGCGAGGCTGCTCGGGATCTCCATCCTCTGCTTGCTTCTCGTCAGGAATTCTGAATCCGTTTCAGATGACG TATCTGCGCTTCTTGCGTTCAAGAGAGCCATCTACGATGATCCTCTGTCGAAGCTATCGGACTGGAACTCCAGGGACAAGGATCCCTGCACATGGTCCGGCGTCGGGTGCTCGGCTTTCAACAGACAAGTGGTTACTCT AGAGTTGTCGAATTCATCTCTGCAAGGATTCTTGGCACCAGAAATCGGATCCCTGAAATCTTTGCAAAAACT CGTGTTGGATCACAATACATTCATGGGCTCAATACCAAAAGACATCGGCAAGCTAAAGAACCTTATGGAGCTGAACCTTAGCACCAATCAACTTGCAGGGCCCATTCCCAGTGAGATTGGTGACATGACAAAGATCACAAAAAT AGACCTTCACGCAAATCGGTTGGATGGCGCAATCCCTCCCGAGGTTGGCAAGTTGGGAAACCTCCTTGAGCTACGGTTGAGCAATAACCGCCTTACAGGGATTATTCCGGCAAGTAATGATTCGAACAT GGAATCCGCCAACAGCAATGATCAAATTGGATTGTGTCAGTTATCTCAGCTAACCGATATTGATCTCTCATATAACTTTTTGGTTGGAGATATTCCCACATGCTTAAATCAAATCCAAAG ATCAAGCTTGGCATGGAATTGCTTCCAGAATAATGACACGTCAAACCGTCCACTCCAGCAAT GTGAAAATGCAATTAATCAGGACACAGGCAAAGACAGCCATACTGATAAGAATGAGAATGGTCTGCCGGAGCCACTTTGGCTTCTCATTCTGGAAGTCATCGCAGCAGTTTCATTCCTTTGTTTGTTAACACTTTGTACCATCACTGGCCTCCGAAGGTGCAGAGCTAGATCCTCTGAGTCCAGGAACAGTTCTCCATGGACAAGAGCTGTAAGCTGGAAGGAGAACACAGTAATATCAATCG ATGATGACCTCCTGGTAAATGTGCCGAAGATAAGCCGGCAGGAGCTTTCAGAAGCTTGCGAAGACTTCAGCAACATAATTGGATCTTCTCAGGAGACTGTCGTGTACAAGGGAACTCTGAAGGATGGCCGGGAGATCGCTGTTGTGTCACTGTCCGTTTCAGTGCCTTACTGGAATGACTATGTGGAGCTGTACTTTCAGAAGGAG GTGATAGAAATGGCCAGGCTGAGTCATGAAAATGTTGCAAAGATGGTGGGATACTGCAAGGAGTCCGAGCCGTTTTCAAGAATGCTGGTGTTTCAGTACCCACCAAACGGGACACTCTATGAGCATCTTCACG ATGGGGAAGGGTGGCAGCTATCCTGGCCCAGACGGATGAAACTAGCACTCGCCATCGCGCGTGCTCTCAGATACTTGCACACTGAGCTGCAACCTCCGTTTGCTGTTGCTGCACTGACGTCCAGTTCAATCTACCTTACTGAAGATTACTCACCAAAG ATAATCGATTTGGAGAGGTGGAGATATCTTGTGACGAAACCAGGACTTGCCTCGGTAAATGGCGGGTCCGTCAACAGCGTTACGGATTCTCGGCACAAGCGTTTCATGGACGTCCAGGCAAACACCTTCGCGTTCGGGGTGATCCTGCTGGAGCTTATCAGCGGCAGAGCCTCGGCTTCCAAAGATACAGGGGACCTGGTAGACTGG GCACGGAAGCATCTGGAGCAGCCGGAGGAGTTCAGCAAGCTGGTGGACCCGAAGCTGCAGAGGCAGAGCGTGAACCAGGAGGGCCTGGGCATCGTCTGCAACGTGGTGAACCTGTGCATCGACCCGGAGCCGTCGCGGCGGCCCTCCATGAGCATGATCGCGGCCATCCTGGAGGAAGGAATCGAGGCGTCGGCGGCCACCTTGATGAGGGACTCGTCTCTGGCCTgggccgaggccgagctggccATCCCCTAG